A part of Saccharomyces cerevisiae S288C chromosome XIV, complete sequence genomic DNA contains:
- the RIA1 gene encoding GTPase RIA1 (Cytoplasmic GTPase/eEF2-like factor involved in ribosomal biogenesis; with Sdo1p, a guanine nucleotide exchange factor (GEF), promotes release of Tif6p from 60S ribosomal subunits in the cytoplasm so that they can assemble with 40S subunits to generate mature ribosomes; required for quality control check of newly made large ribosomal subunits before they are released into the pool of translating ribosomes), which yields MPRVESETYKRLQNDPSCIRNICIVAHVDHGKTSLSDSLLASNGIISQRLAGKIRFLDARPDEQLRGITMESSAISLYFRVLRKQEGSDEPLVSEHLVNLIDSPGHIDFSSEVSAASRLCDGAVVLVDVVEGVCSQTVTVLRQCWTEKLKPILVLNKIDRLITELQLTPQEAYIHLSKVIEQVNSVIGSFFANERQLDDLFWREQLEKNENAEYIEKDDSGIYFNPTDNNVIFASAIDGWGFNIGQLAKFYEQKLGAKRENLQKVLWGDFYMDPKTKKIINNKGLKGRSLKPLFTSLILENIWKIYQNIITSRDSEMVEKIAKTLNIKLLARDLRSKDDKQLLRTIMGQWLPVSTAVLLTVIEKLPSPLESQTDRLNTILVSESDTAAMDPRLLKAMKTCDKEGPVSAYVSKMLSIPREELPVESKRIASSDELMERSRKAREEALNAAKHAGMVENMAMMDLNDNSKNTSDLYKRAKDTVMTPEVGEQTKPKPSRNNDVFCVVSEPSSALDLEFEYEGEDDSDSQDNFGLDFVPTDIDPNDPLSSMFEYEEEDPLLESIKQISEDVNDEVDDIFDEKEECLVAFARIYSGTLRVGQEISVLGPKYDPKCPEEHIETAIITHLYLFMGKELVPLDVCPSGNIVGIRGLAGKVLKSGTLIEKGVQGVNLAGVNFHFTPIVRVAVEPANPVEMSKLVRGLKLLDQADPCVHTYVENTGEHILCTAGELHLERCLKDLTERFAGIEITHSEPAIPYRETFLSASDMNPPQNSQLGRGVHELLLSQYKITFRTFPLSGKVTDFLSQHQNSIKNILKTSTSSMDPVIESTGSSFLDKKSLLVAFEEVINQEEKSRELLSGFKVKLAGFGPSRVGCNILLSQDNLLGSLFEGTPAAFEYSDSIKNGFQLAVSEGPLANEPVQGMCVLVESVHKMSQDEIESIEDPRYQQHIVDLSGRLITSTRDAIHEAFLDWSPRIMWAIYSCDIQTSVDVLGKVYAVILQRHGKIISEEMKEGTPFFQIEAHVPVVEAFGLSEDIRKRTSGAAQPQLVFSGFECIDLDPFWVPTTEEELEELGDTADRENIARKHMNAIRRRKGLFIEEKVVENAEKQRTLKKN from the coding sequence ATGCCTAGAGTGGAATCGGAGACTTACAAACGTCTGCAAAATGACCCTTCCTGTATAAGAAATATATGTATTGTTGCTCATGTTGATCACGGTAAAACTTCACTTTCAGATTCTCTTTTGGCTTCGAATGGTATTATATCACAAAGGCTTGCCGGCAAAATTCGATTCTTAGATGCCAGGCCTGACGAACAACTACGTGGTATCACAATGGAATCATCGGCTATCTCTTTATATTTTAGGGTATTGCGTAAACAAGAAGGTTCCGATGAGCCTCTTGTAAGCGAGCATCTAGTAAACTTAATTGATTCCCCAGGTCACATTGATTTTTCAAGTGAGGTCAGTGCAGCTTCAAGACTATGTGATGGTGCTGTCGTACTGGTTGATGTCGTAGAGGGGGTATGCTCGCAAACCGTCACAGTGTTGAGACAATGTTGGACGGAGAAGCTGAAGCCCATTTTAGTATTGAATAAGATTGATAGATTGATCACAGAACTACAACTAACTCCCCAAGAAGCTTATATTCACTTGTCCAAAGTCATTGAACAAGTCAACTCAGTTATCGGGTCCTTTTTCGCAAACGAGAGACAATTGGATGATTTATTTTGGAGGGAGCAATTAGAAAAGAACGAAAACGCGGAATATATTGAAAAGGATGATTCGGGTATTTACTTTAACCCTACTGATAACAACGTTATTTTTGCTTCCGCAATTGATGGTTGGGGTTTCAACATCGGTCAATTGGCCAAATTTTACGAACAAAAATTAGGCGCTAAAAGGGAAAACCTACAGAAAGTTTTATGGGGTGATTTCTATATGGATCccaagacaaaaaaaattattaacAATAAAGGCCTTAAGGGAAGATCCCTGAAACCCCTTTTCACATCGCTAATCCTCGAAAATATATGgaaaatttatcaaaacaTAATCACATCGAGAGATTCTGAAATGGTCGAAAAAATAGCAAAAACTTTAAATATTAAGCTACTTGCACGTGATCTAAGGTCGAAGGACGATAAACAATTGTTAAGAACTATCATGGGTCAATGGCTACCCGTCAGCACAGCAGTATTGTTAAcagttattgaaaaattacctTCACCTTTGGAATCACAAACCGATCGTTTGAACACTATTTTGGTCTCCGAATCCGACACAGCAGCCATGGATCCAAGACTTCTGAAAGCCATGAAGACATGTGATAAAGAAGGACCAGTTAGTGCATACGTATCTAAGATGCTTTCAATTCCTAGAGAAGAATTACCTGTTGAATCTAAGAGGATAGCATCTTCGGATGAGCTGATGGAGAGAAGTAGAAAGGCACGTGAGGAAGCACTTAATGCTGCAAAACATGCTGGTATGGTAGAAAATATGGCAATGATGGATTTGAATGACAATTCTAAAAATACATCAGATTTATATAAAAGAGCAAAAGATACCGTTATGACCCCCGAAGTAGGAGAACAGACAAAGCCAAAACCTTCAAGAAATAATGATGTTTTCTGTGTTGTTTCAGAGCCTTCTTCCGCCTTGGATTTAGAATTTGAATATGAGGGGGAGGATGATTCAGATAGTCAAGATAACTTCGGCCTAGATTTTGTACCAACTGACATAGATCCAAATGACCCTCTAAGTTCAATGTTTGAAtatgaggaagaagatcCACTTTTGGAGAGTATTAAGCAAATTTCAGAGGATGTGAACGATGAAGtagatgatatttttgacgaaaaggaagaatGCTTGGTAGCATTTGCAAGAATATACAGTGGCACACTAAGAGTTGGTCAGGAGATTTCGGTATTGGGTCCAAAATATGATCCAAAATGTCCAGAGGAGCATATTGAAACTGCGATTATTACGCATTTATATTTGTTTATGGGTAAGGAATTGGTTCCTTTGGACGTTTGTCCATCAGGAAATATAGTCGGTATTCGTGGTCTGGCCGGTAAAGTTTTAAAGAGTGGTACGTTGATAGAGAAGGGCGTACAAGGCGTCAATCTAGCGGGCGTCAATTTCCATTTTACGCCAATCGTTCGTGTTGCTGTGGAGCCAGCCAATCCTGTGGAAATGAGCAAGTTGGTACGAGGATTAAAGTTGTTGGATCAAGCAGATCCTTGCGTGCACACATACGTTGAAAATACTGGTGAACACATTCTGTGTACGGCCGGTGAATTACATTTAGAAAGATGCCTAAAAGATTTAACAGAGAGATTTGCAGGAATAGAAATTACACATTCTGAACCGGCTATTCCATATAGGGAAACATTTTTATCAGCCTCAGATATGAATCCACCGCAGAATTCACAGCTGGGAAGGGGTGTTCATGAACTACTATTGAGCCAGTACAAGATTACATTCAGAACGTTCCCATTAAGCGGTAAAGTTACAGACTTTTTATCTCAACATCAAAATAGCattaaaaacattttgaaGACGTCCACTTCAAGCATGGATCCCGTCATAGAATCAACTGGAAGTTCTTTTCTAGACAAAAAGTCTTTACTCGTTGCTTTTGAAGAGGTCATAAATCAGGAGGAGAAGAGCAGAGAACTATTAAGTGGGTTTAAAGTAAAGTTAGCAGGTTTTGGGCCAAGTAGAGTTGGGTGCAACATTTTGCTGTCGCAGGATAATCTTCTTGGAAGCCTATTTGAAGGTACTCCAGCAGCCTTTGAGTATTCAGATTCCATCAAAAATGGCTTCCAACTGGCTGTTAGCGAAGGACCTCTGGCAAATGAGCCCGTACAGGGAATGTGTGTTCTTGTTGAAAGCGTACATAAGATGTCACAAGACGAAATTGAATCTATTGAAGATCCGCGCTACCAACAACATATTGTGGACTTATCAGGGAGGTTGATAACTTCTACAAGGGACGCTATACATGAGGCCTTTTTAGACTGGTCCCCAAGAATTATGTGGGCAATTTACTCATGTGATATTCAAACCTCTGTCGATGTACTTGGAAAAGTGTATGCCGTTATTCTACAGAGGCATGGTAAAATCATTtctgaagaaatgaaagaagGTACACcgttttttcaaattgagGCACATGTGCCCGTTGTGGAAGCATTCGGTTTAAGTGAAGATATTCGTAAACGAACATCTGGTGCAGCACAACCTCAATTGGTATTTTCCGGATTCGAGTGTATCGATTTAGATCCATTTTGGGTCCCAACcacagaagaagaattggaGGAACTAGGTGATACAGCAGATAGAGAGAATATTGCCCGTAAGCATATGAATGCCATCAGAAGAAGGAAAGGTCTattcattgaagaaaaagttgtcGAAAATGCCGAAAAACAACgtactttgaaaaagaattaa
- the CBK1 gene encoding serine/threonine protein kinase CBK1 (Serine/threonine protein kinase of the the RAM signaling network; Ndr/LATS family member; binds regulatory subunit Mob2p; involved in regulation of cellular morphogenesis, polarized growth, and septum destruction; phosphorylation by Cbk1p regulates localization and activity of Ace2p transcription factor and Ssd1p translational repressor; Cbk1p activity is regulated by both phosphorylation and specific localization; relocalizes to cytoplasm upon DNA replication stress): MYNSSTNHHEGAPTSGHGYYMSQQQDQQHQQQQQYANEMNPYQQIPRPPAAGFSSNYMKEQGSHQSLQEHLQRETGNLGSGFTDVPALNYPATPPPHNNYAASNQMINTPPPSMGGLYRHNNNSQSMVQNGNGSGNAQLPQLSPGQYSIESEYNQNLNGSSSSSPFHQPQTLRSNGSYSSGLRSVKSFQRLQQEQENVQVQQQLSQAQQQNSRQQQQQLQYQQQQQQQQQQQHMQIQQQQQQQQQQQQSQSPVQSGFNNGTISNYMYFERRPDLLTKGTQDKAAAVKLKIENFYQSSVKYAIERNERRVELETELTSHNWSEERKSRQLSSLGKKESQFLRLRRTRLSLEDFHTVKVIGKGAFGEVRLVQKKDTGKIYAMKTLLKSEMYKKDQLAHVKAERDVLAGSDSPWVVSLYYSFQDAQYLYLIMEFLPGGDLMTMLIRWQLFTEDVTRFYMAECILAIETIHKLGFIHRDIKPDNILIDIRGHIKLSDFGLSTGFHKTHDSNYYKKLLQQDEATNGISKPGTYNANTTDTANKRQTMVVDSISLTMSNRQQIQTWRKSRRLMAYSTVGTPDYIAPEIFLYQGYGQECDWWSLGAIMYECLIGWPPFCSETPQETYRKIMNFEQTLQFPDDIHISYEAEDLIRRLLTHADQRLGRHGGADEIKSHPFFRGVDWNTIRQVEAPYIPKLSSITDTRFFPTDELENVPDSPAMAQAAKQREQMTKQGGSAPVKEDLPFIGYTYSRFDYLTRKNAL, translated from the coding sequence ATGTATAATAGCAGCACCAATCATCATGAGGGTGCACCTACTTCAGGACATGGCTATTATATGTCCCAACAACAAGACCAACAgcatcaacaacaacaacaatacGCCAACGAAATGAATCCGTATCAGCAAATTCCTAGACCGCCTGCTGCAGGATTTAGTAGCAACTACATGAAAGAGCAAGGCTCTCATCAATCGTTACAAGAGCATTTACAACGTGAGACAGGTAACCTTGGCAGCGGTTTTACAGACGTTCCAGCCCTGAATTATCCAGCCACACCACCACCACATAATAATTACGCAGCTTCAAATCAGATGATCAATACCCCACCGCCGTCGATGGGTGGTCTTTATAgacataataataattcCCAGAGCATGGTTCAGAACGGTAATGGGAGTGGGAATGCACAATTACCCCAATTATCACCGGGCCAATATTCTATAGAGTCAGAGTACaatcaaaatttaaatGGCAGTTCTTCTAGTAGTCCGTTCCACCAACCGCAAACGCTACGGAGCAATGGGTCATATTCAAGCGGGTTAAGGAGTGTGAAAAGCTTCCAGAGGTTACAACAAGAACAGGAAAATGTCCAAGTTCAGCAACAACTTTCCCAAGCACAGCAACAAAATTCCCggcaacaacagcaacaacttCAATaccagcagcagcaacaacaacaacaacaacagcaacatATGCAAatacaacaacaacaacagcagcaacaacagcagcagcaatCACAATCTCCCGTTCAGAGCGGCTTTAATAATGGTACCATATCAAACTATATGTACTTTGAAAGACGACCAGATTTGTTGACTAAAGGAACGCAAGATAAAGCAGCAGCTGTAAAGTTGAAGATTGAGAACTTTTACCAATCCTCTGTTAAATACGCcattgaaagaaatgaaagaagagTGGAGTTAGAAACAGAACTAACTTCTCATAATTGGTCAGAAGAAAGGAAATCTAGGCAATTGAGTTCTTTGGGTAAAAAAGAGTCACAATTTTTAAGGCTGCGTAGAACGAGATTATCGTTAGAAGATTTCCACACTGTGAAAGTCATTGGAAAAGGGGCATTTGGTGAAGTCAGACTGGTTCAGAAGAAAGACACCGGAAAAATATATGCAATGAAAACTTTATTAAAATCCGAAATGTACAAAAAGGACCAATTAGCACACGTCAAGGCTGAAAGGGATGTTCTGGCTGGAAGTGATTCTCCATGGGTGGTTTCGCTATATTACTCATTCCAAGATGCTCAATACTTATATTTAATCATGGAATTTTTGCCCGGTGGTGATTTGATGACCATGCTAATCAGGTGGCAACTATTTACAGAGGATGTTACTAGATTTTACATGGCTGAGTGTATTTTGGCCATCGAAACCATTCATAAATTAGGATTCATTCACAGAGATATTAAACCagataatattttgatcGATATTAGAGGTCATATAAAATTATCTGATTTCGGGTTGTCTACGGGGTTCCATAAAACTCACGACTCAAACTACTATAAAAAGCTTTTGCAACAAGATGAGGCAACTAATGGTATTTCCAAGCCAGGTACTTACAATGCAAATACAACCGATACTGCAAATAAAAGGCAAACAATGGTTGTGGATTCTATTAGTCTAACAATGTCAAACAGGCAACAAATTCAGACATGGAGAAAATCACGTCGTTTAATGGCATATTCTACCGTAGGTACACCAGATTATATTGCTCCTGAGATATTTTTATACCAAGGTTATGGGCAAGAGTGTGATTGGTGGTCACTTGGAGCAATTATGTACGAGTGTCTGATTGGTTGGCCTCCATTCTGTTCCGAAACTCCACAGGAAACGTACAGAAAAATCATGAATTTTGAGCAAACTCTACAATTTCCTGATGATATTCATATCTCTTATGAAGCCGAAGATCTAATCCGTCGACTATTAACTCATGCAGACCAAAGACTTGGTAGACATGGTGGTGcagatgaaataaaaagtcATCCATTTTTTCGCGGTGTTGATTGGAATACAATCAGACAAGTAGAAGCACCGTATATACCAAAGTTGAGCTCCATCACCGATACTAGGTTCTTCCCAACCGATGAGTTGGAGAATGTTCCAGATTCCCCAGCTATGGCACAAGCTGCCAAACAAAGGGAACAGATGACAAAGCAAGGTGGAAGTGCGCCAGTCAAGGAAGATTTACCTTTTATTGGCTACACTTACTCCAGATTTGACTatttgacaagaaaaaatgcgTTGTAG
- a CDS encoding uncharacterized protein (hypothetical protein; identified by homology) translates to MSDKPDSQVFCPNCNERLQKCLVQQNYAIIICPSLVCGYPFNQREVLENLTYVDDNDVLKVAKKRLSSRSKP, encoded by the coding sequence ATGTCTGATAAGCCCGACTCCCAAGTATTTTGTCCAAATTGCAATGAAAGACTTCAAAAGTGTTTAGTACAGCAAAATTATGCCATTATAATATGTCCCAGCTTAGTCTGCGGCTACCCATTCAATCAAAGAGAAGTACTCGAAAATCTAACGTATGTAGACGATAATGACGTCTTAAAAgttgcaaaaaaaagattatcTTCACGAAGCAAACCATAA
- the IBD2 gene encoding Ibd2p (Component of the BUB2-dependent spindle checkpoint pathway; interacts with Bfa1p and functions upstream of Bub2p and Bfa1p) → MTPTNQSSGTTNASVEVLSEDGPMPINVMMQEGVKALTKILSNQLQDRQAFQNAPHAMQFVIRNGGKALSNARLEELKDALPKMDSLSLEDELAKIDGQSAYHIDSAEEKETFESKIGQIASRNSADFIIEEDLQNILDDDLKDSELNLDGEEAEIIFDYESQELDTPDGIGEKISQMIESVLPGGFGSEEQGGLRTVTNVEDLDVAEEVTDIDHDTVDAARLHGDGQHSISSRKHSRSKNSKKNGHVRRHDFYDESRDHKSCCPHHHYENLSKLRNYYYHDFEYISRTENRVPDFSVLVNESSPMCLFCEYYMVFGEPPRNMIKWYNRTFGYNRMPNPPRDEQDSRKRNR, encoded by the coding sequence atgacaCCTACAAACCAATCTAGTGGAACGACTAATGCATCTGTGGAGGTACTTTCAGAGGATGGACCTATGCCAATAAACGTTATGATGCAAGAAGGTGTGAAAGCGCTGActaaaattctttccaatcAGCTTCAAGACAGACAAGCTTTTCAAAACGCTCCTCATGCAATGCAATTCGTTATAAGAAATGGAGGAAAAGCTTTATCAAATGCACGGTTAGAAGAGCTCAAAGATGCTCTTCCTAAGATGGACTCGTTGAGTTTGGAAGATGAACTTGCGAAAATAGATGGCCAAAGTGCATACCACATTGATTCCGCAGAGGAAAAGGAAACCTTTGAAAGTAAAATAGGCCAAATAGCTTCTAGAAATAGTGCAGACTTCATAATAGAGGAGGACTtgcaaaatattttagatGATGATCTTAAAGACTCAGAACTTAACTTGGATGGCGAAGAAGCCGAAATAATTTTCGATTATGAGAGCCAAGAACTGGATACACCGGATGGTATAGGGGAAAAGATTTCTCAAATGATAGAATCGGTGTTACCGGGAGGGTTTGGAAGTGAAGAACAGGGGGGGTTGCGAACTGTAACAAATGTAGAGGATTTAGATGTTGCAGAAGAAGTCACAGATATCGATCATGATACCGTTGACGCAGCTCGTTTGCATGGAGACGGTCAACATTCCATATCTTCTAGAAAGCACAGCAGGTCAAAGAACTCGAAAAAGAATGGGCATGTAAGGCGACATGACTTTTATGACGAATCTAGAGACCATAAAAGTTGTTGCCCGCATCATCATTATGAAAACTTATCCAAACTACGAAACTACTATTATcatgattttgaatatatttcCAGAACGGAAAACCGTGTTCCAGATTTCTCTGTCCTAGTTAACGAATCAAGTCCCATGTGTTTATTTTGCGAGTACTACATGGTGTTTGGTGAACCACCACGTAACATGATAAAGTGGTATAATCGTACGTTTGGTTACAATCGTATGCCGAATCCACCAAGAGATGAACAAGATAGTAGGAAAAGGAATAGATAG
- a CDS encoding uncharacterized protein (hypothetical protein; YNL165W is not an essential gene), producing MDRVRSLIGNRRGRRHNRQHPPYPHSGSPSTVNLLGANGYGDDQSTIFARENESLETSANEGDDSADAATLNTAVSEGSTIGDLQRQGYVNRAPRFTSERAMPFVSVLLQRGFFAFPSEESLQLFLHNKRKLDNIDPKRGLGLPLFHAISLNLVKSLFSDQNTPVMRIYKYVMIDSQCDKPPLNSEVVSRINENVSIYKYEFCTILKKMESHNFSSRVEHDFIFHRKDEPDVHIPMINYNQRKNADTAIHGLNLRWYGTTSLASPFGSNSINLLVLDDTMASYMNQQTIEEFDSYSRSRPTRPLGYLPVWARYTDDKVSVIPKKRTLRVATLYLQETDSFDDGSSLTSTNYTEMGSNIIENVPWDSQILTCMCMLLHEYESRKEKRHTAWGSSTTYMLNGPAGLLM from the coding sequence ATGGATAGAGTACGCTCTTTGATTGGAAATCGCCGGGGACGCCGACATAATCGCCAACATCCTCCGTATCCTCACAGTGGGTCTCCATCCACCGTCAATCTCTTGGGAGCTAATGGTTATGGAGACGACCAATCTACAATATTTGCACGAGAAAATGAATCTCTGGAAACCTCTGCCAACGAGGGCGATGATAGTGCGGATGCAGCTACTTTGAATACAGCGGTATCAGAAGGCTCAACAATTGGAGACCTACAAAGACAGGGTTATGTTAACAGAGCCCCAAGATTCACGTCAGAAAGAGCCATGCCATTCGTTTCGGTGCTACTACAACGAGGGTTTTTTGCATTCCCCAGTGAAGAATCTCTCCAGCTATTTTTACACAACAAGAGGAAGCTCGATAACATTGATCCAAAGAGGGGTCTAGGACTTCCCCTATTTCACGCCATTTCTTTAAACCTGGTCAAGTCGCTTTTCAGTGATCAAAATACACCGGTAATGAGGATATATAAATACGTTATGATAGACTCCCAATGCGATAAACCTCCATTAAACTCAGAAGTGGTCTCTCGAATAAACGAAAATGTCTCCATATATAAATATGAATTCTGCACtattctaaaaaaaatggaaagcCATAATTTTTCGAGCAGGGTAGAGCACgattttatatttcataGAAAAGATGAACCTGATGTTCATATCCCCATGATTAATTACaatcaaaggaaaaatgcGGATACGGCAATTCATGGATTAAATCTTCGTTGGTACGGGACAACTAGTTTAGCTTCACCTTTTGGCTCAAATAGCATCAACCTACTTGTACTCGATGATACGATGGCATCCTACATGAACCAACAAACTATTGAAGAGTTTGATTCTTACAGCCGTTCCCGTCCCACAAGACCGCTGGGTTATCTCCCAGTATGGGCCAGATACACAGATGATAAAGTTAGTGTCATACcgaaaaaaagaactttGAGAGTAGCTACCTTGTACTTACAAGAAACTGATTCGTTTGATGATGGCTCTAGTTTAACATCTACCAATTATACTGAAATGGGCTCTAatatcattgaaaatgTGCCGTGGGATAGTCAGATACTTACTTGCATGTGCATGCTATTACATGAATATGAATCAAGAAAGGAGAAACGCCACACCGCATGGGGCAGCTCGACCACATATATGCTAAATGGACCGGCAGGATTACTGATGTAA
- the BNI5 gene encoding Bni5p (Linker protein responsible for recruitment of myosin to the bud neck; interacts with the C-terminal extensions of septins Cdc11p and Shs1p and binds Myo1p to promote cytokinesis) → MGLDQDKIKKRLSQIEIDINQMNQMIDENLQLVEPAEDEAVEDNVKDTGVVDAVKVAETALFSGNDGADSNPGDSAQVEEHKTAQVHIPTENEANKSTDDPSQLSVTQPFIAKEQITHTAIAIGDSYNSFVANSAGNEKAKDSCTENKEDGTVNIDQNRGEADVEIIENNDDEWEDEKSDVEEGRVDKGTEENSEIESFKSPMPQNNTLGGENKLDAELVLDKFSSANKDLDIQPQTIVVGGDNEYNHESSRLADQTPHDDNSENCPNRSGGSTPLDSQTKIFIPKKNSKEDGTNINHFNSDGDGQKKMANFETRRPTNPFRVISVSSNSNSRNGSRKSSLNKYDSPVSSPITSASELGSIAKLEKRHDYLSMKCIKLQKEIDYLNKMNAQGSLSMEDGKRLHRAVVKLQEYLDKKTKEKYEVGVLLSRHLRKQIDRGENGQFWIGTK, encoded by the coding sequence ATGGGCTTGGACCAGGACaagataaagaagaggCTTTCTCAAATAGAGATAGATATCAACCAGATGAACCAGATGATTGACGAAAATTTACAATTAGTTGAACCTGCGGAGGACGAAGCTGTCGAAGATAATGTCAAGGATACGGGTGTGGTCGACGCTGTAAAGGTGGCAGAAACGGCTCTTTTTAGTGGCAATGATGGAGCGGATAGTAACCCAGGAGATTCAGCTCAGGTTGAAGAGCACAAAACCGCACAGGTCCATATTCCCACTGAGAATGAAGCGAATAAGAGTACGGATGACCCATCCCAGCTATCGGTTACTCAACCTTTTATAGCGAAAGAGCAGATAACTCACACCGCCATTGCTATTGGTGACTCCTATAATTCATTTGTCGCAAATTCCGCTGGAAATGAAAAGGCAAAGGACTCCTGCACTGAGAACAAAGAAGATGGTACAGTCAATATAGATCAAAACAGGGGTGAAGCTGATGTTGAAATTATcgaaaataatgatgatgaatgGGAGGATGAAAAATCGGATGTTGAAGAGGGGCGAGTAGATAAGGGAACAGAGGAAAACAGTGAGATTGAATCTTTCAAATCACCCATGCCCCAGAATAACACCTTGGGCGGTGAGAACAAGTTAGACGCTGAACTTGTATTAGacaaattttcttccgCTAATAAGGATCTAGATATACAACCGCAAACCATAGTTGTAGGAGGTGACAATGAATACAACCATGAGAGCAGCCGTTTAGCTGATCAAACACCCCATGACGATAATTCAGAGAATTGTCCCAATCGCTCTGGAGGAAGCACTCCCTTAGATTCTCAaactaaaatttttatccCTAAAAAGAATTCTAAAGAAGATGGTACCAATATAAATCACTTTAATTCAGATGGTGATggacagaaaaaaatggcgaATTTCGAGACACGACGCCCTACAAATCCGTTCAGAGTTATCTCGGTGAGCAGCAATTCCAATTCAAGAAACGGAAGTCGTAAATCTTCACTAAATAAGTATGATTCGCCAGTCTCCTCTCCTATCACATCAGCGTCTGAGCTGGGCAGTATTGCCAAGCTGGAAAAAAGACATGATTATTTATCCATGAAATGCATTAAGTTacaaaaggaaattgaCTATCTAAACAAGATGAATGCACAGGGTTCTTTATCTATGGAAGACGGAAAGAGACTACATAGAGCCGTAGTGAAGCTTCAAGAATATCTTGACAAGAAAACGAAGGAGAAATATGAGGTCGGAGTGTTATTAAGTAGACATCTGAGAAAGCAAATTGATCGTGGCGAAAATGGCCAATTTTGGATTGGAACTAAATGA
- the RPL42A gene encoding 60S ribosomal protein eL42 RPL42A (Ribosomal 60S subunit protein L42A; homologous to mammalian ribosomal protein L36A, no bacterial homolog; RPL42A has a paralog, RPL42B, that arose from the whole genome duplication), translated as MVNVPKTRKTYCKGKTCRKHTQHKVTQYKAGKASLFAQGKRRYDRKQSGFGGQTKPVFHKKAKTTKKVVLRLECVKCKTRAQLTLKRCKHFELGGEKKQKGQALQF; from the exons ATGG TTAACGTTCCAAAGACCAGAAAGACCTACTGTAAGGGTAAGACCTGTCGTAAGCACACTCAACACAAGGTTACTCAATACAAAGCTGGTAAGGCTTCCTTGTTTGCCCAAGGTAAGAGACGTTATGACCGTAAACAATCTGGTTTCGGTGGTCAAACCAAGCCTGTTTTCCACAAGAAAGCTAAGACTACCAAGAAGGTTGTTTTGAGATTGGAATGTGTCAAATGTAAGACCAGAGCCCAATTGACCTTGAAGAGATGCAAGCACTTCGAATTGGGTGGtgaaaagaagcaaaaggGTCAAGCTTTGCAATTCTGA